A genomic window from Phycisphaerae bacterium includes:
- the tadA gene encoding Flp pilus assembly complex ATPase component TadA, with product MARKRKKLGEILLEWGRIDPGSLETAENFAKEHDRRLGEALVELELISEDEVVRALAEQFGMEYVDPEDNGEIASALNLIPEDIIRKHLVLPLGKDNGRLKVIIHNPLDLDVQDMLRFRLATEIEPHLASRTKIKHYIDNYLSGRTTESIDKTVDELRQASVDASMDSSMDASVDVDGVAADDATAPIVRLINLIITEAVRSRASDIHVEPFGDRVRVRYRIDGVCIERDAIPKSMQASVISRLKIMAGMHIEQKRNTQDGRIKMHIDDQQIDFRVSCIPSYHGESMVLRILRPESVNIGIQALGFEEDDYGRFQKIIRRPNGIFLVTGPTGSGKTTTLYAALQELNQSDRKIITAEDPVEYHFTGMNQCQVNEALKPPLSFARILRAMLRQAPNIILVGEIRDLEVAEVAIQAALTGHLVFSTLHTNDAPSAITRLIDMGVKPFLVASSVQAIMAQRLIRVICPDCKEVDPNPERHYLRLIGLDPDKMGDKKVYRGKGCKTCHGSGYKGRIGIFEMLEMNAQIRELAFNRAPANKIRKAAAAGGMRSLVEDGRVKILKGVTTPYEVARITQTEEVIANQEA from the coding sequence ATGGCTCGAAAACGTAAGAAACTGGGTGAGATCCTGCTGGAGTGGGGGCGGATCGATCCGGGCTCGCTCGAAACCGCCGAGAATTTCGCCAAGGAACACGACCGACGGCTTGGGGAGGCCCTGGTCGAGCTCGAGTTGATCTCCGAGGATGAGGTGGTCCGGGCCCTCGCCGAGCAATTCGGCATGGAATACGTCGATCCGGAAGACAACGGCGAGATCGCCTCGGCCCTGAACCTGATCCCCGAGGACATTATCCGCAAGCACCTGGTGCTGCCGCTGGGCAAGGACAACGGGCGGCTGAAGGTCATCATCCACAACCCGCTCGATCTGGACGTCCAGGACATGCTCCGCTTCCGCCTGGCCACCGAGATCGAGCCACACCTGGCCTCCAGGACCAAGATCAAACACTACATCGACAACTACCTCAGCGGCCGGACCACCGAAAGCATCGACAAGACGGTCGACGAGCTGCGGCAGGCGTCGGTGGACGCCTCGATGGATTCCTCGATGGACGCCTCGGTCGACGTCGACGGCGTCGCCGCCGACGACGCCACCGCCCCGATCGTCCGGCTGATCAACCTGATCATCACCGAAGCCGTCCGGTCGCGGGCCTCGGATATCCACGTCGAGCCGTTCGGCGACCGGGTCCGCGTGCGCTACCGCATCGACGGCGTCTGCATCGAGCGGGACGCGATTCCCAAGAGCATGCAGGCGTCGGTGATAAGCCGTCTGAAGATCATGGCCGGCATGCACATCGAGCAGAAGCGCAACACCCAGGACGGCCGCATCAAGATGCACATCGACGACCAGCAGATCGACTTCCGCGTCAGTTGCATCCCGAGCTATCACGGCGAGAGCATGGTCCTGCGTATTCTGCGGCCGGAGTCGGTCAACATCGGTATCCAGGCCCTCGGCTTCGAGGAGGACGACTACGGCCGCTTCCAGAAGATCATCCGGCGGCCCAACGGCATCTTTCTGGTCACCGGCCCGACGGGTTCCGGAAAGACCACCACGCTCTACGCCGCCCTCCAGGAACTGAATCAGTCCGACCGCAAGATCATCACCGCCGAGGACCCGGTCGAGTACCACTTCACGGGCATGAACCAGTGCCAGGTCAACGAGGCCCTCAAACCGCCGCTGAGCTTCGCCCGCATCCTGCGGGCCATGCTGCGTCAGGCGCCCAACATCATCCTCGTCGGCGAAATCCGCGACCTCGAGGTGGCCGAAGTGGCCATCCAGGCCGCCCTGACCGGCCACCTGGTTTTCTCGACCCTCCACACCAACGACGCGCCCAGCGCGATCACTCGTCTGATCGACATGGGCGTCAAACCGTTTCTCGTGGCCAGCTCGGTCCAGGCGATCATGGCCCAGCGGCTGATCCGGGTGATCTGCCCGGACTGCAAAGAGGTCGATCCGAATCCCGAACGCCACTACCTGCGGCTGATCGGGCTCGACCCGGACAAGATGGGCGACAAGAAGGTTTACCGCGGCAAAGGCTGCAAGACCTGCCACGGCAGCGGGTACAAGGGCCGGATCGGCATCTTCGAAATGCTCGAGATGAACGCGCAGATCCGCGAGCTGGCGTTCAACCGGGCGCCGGCCAACAAGATCCGCAAAGCCGCCGCCGCCGGCGGCATGCGGTCGCTGGTCGAGGACGGGAGGGTCAAGATTCTCAAAGGCGTGACCACGCCCTACGAGGTCGCCCGAATCACCCAAACGGAAGAAGTCATCGCCAACCAGGAGGCGTAA
- a CDS encoding DUF1559 domain-containing protein, with translation MKSCGMLPNRQSTHRRQRSFTLIELLVVVAIIAVLVAMLLPALQAARESARGVLCLNNERQQHSAFMAYASDFSGLLPPRWQDKTAGWPAIGFWEAWQARIWPYVSNDPNAYANGTGCWGAADGIRRCPSSPGNSATSGYSNVYAYNVETAGDFDVALTGQRALTWNLQTQIMLLTEGDIAFDDKVYHEVMAGYGERAWAGWFHNRGGNYVFLDGHAQWVPMPQDGQAPWMYFPQYLIWVNQW, from the coding sequence ATGAAGAGTTGCGGGATGCTCCCAAATCGGCAATCGACGCACCGCCGTCAGCGATCCTTCACGTTGATTGAGTTGCTCGTGGTGGTCGCGATCATCGCGGTGTTGGTCGCGATGCTGCTGCCGGCGCTGCAGGCGGCCCGCGAGAGTGCCCGGGGTGTGCTGTGCCTCAACAACGAGCGCCAGCAGCACTCGGCGTTCATGGCGTACGCGAGCGACTTTAGCGGTCTGCTGCCGCCGCGGTGGCAGGACAAAACGGCGGGCTGGCCCGCGATCGGTTTCTGGGAGGCCTGGCAGGCGCGGATATGGCCGTACGTCTCGAACGACCCGAATGCCTACGCCAACGGCACCGGCTGCTGGGGTGCGGCCGATGGCATTCGCCGGTGCCCCAGTTCACCGGGCAACTCGGCCACGAGCGGGTACTCGAATGTGTACGCCTATAACGTCGAGACGGCCGGCGATTTTGACGTCGCCCTGACCGGCCAGCGGGCGTTGACCTGGAATCTCCAGACCCAGATCATGCTGCTGACCGAGGGCGATATCGCGTTCGACGACAAGGTGTATCATGAGGTGATGGCGGGCTACGGCGAACGGGCCTGGGCCGGCTGGTTCCACAACCGGGGCGGCAACTACGTGTTTCTCGACGGACATGCCCAGTGGGTGCCCATGCCGCAGGATGGCCAGGCTCCGTGGATGTACTTCCCGCAGTACCTGATCTGGGTGAACCAGTGGTAG
- a CDS encoding type IV pilus twitching motility protein PilT gives MANIHIDRILETCIRRGGSDIHLHVGRPPVIRIHGRLRNLETKTLEPEDTLALMRSITPERNQQELQEEGGTDYGFAFGDAGRFRVAVFKQKGNVSIVLRLIPSKLLTFEEIGLPPIVKALCRRSRGLFLVTGPTGSGKTTTLATMIDYINAEMDHHIVTVEDPIEYYHPHKKSMVNQREVGNDVPSFAEALRRVLRQDPDVILVGELRDLETMESALRAAETGHLVFGTLHTTGAQGTITRIVDQFPVTQQEQIRVQLSTNLIAVLSQALLPRSTSGRVAAFEFMVITPAIANLIRENKVFRIDSSIQTGKKYGMQLLDDHLWQLFESGIVKAEEMLDKSKNPGELKRKLDAARPGSAVNYGMVLGADNAAEEEKEAS, from the coding sequence ATGGCCAACATCCACATCGATCGTATTCTCGAAACCTGCATCCGCCGCGGCGGTTCCGATATCCACCTCCACGTCGGACGCCCGCCGGTCATCCGGATCCACGGACGGCTTCGCAACCTCGAAACCAAGACGCTCGAACCCGAAGACACCCTGGCCTTGATGCGATCGATCACGCCGGAACGCAACCAGCAGGAACTCCAGGAGGAAGGCGGCACCGACTATGGCTTTGCCTTCGGCGACGCCGGACGGTTTCGCGTGGCCGTCTTCAAACAGAAGGGCAACGTCTCGATCGTACTGCGTCTGATCCCCTCCAAACTGTTGACCTTCGAGGAGATCGGCCTGCCGCCGATCGTTAAGGCCCTCTGCCGGCGGTCCAGAGGCCTGTTCCTGGTGACCGGTCCCACCGGCTCCGGCAAGACCACCACGCTGGCCACCATGATCGACTACATCAACGCCGAGATGGACCACCATATTGTGACCGTCGAGGATCCGATCGAGTACTACCACCCGCACAAGAAATCCATGGTCAATCAGCGGGAGGTGGGCAACGACGTGCCGAGTTTCGCCGAGGCCCTCCGCCGCGTGCTGCGACAGGACCCGGACGTGATCCTCGTCGGCGAGTTGCGCGACCTGGAGACGATGGAGTCGGCCCTGCGGGCGGCCGAAACGGGCCACCTGGTCTTCGGCACCCTGCACACCACCGGCGCCCAGGGCACCATCACCCGTATCGTCGACCAGTTCCCGGTCACCCAGCAGGAACAGATCCGCGTCCAGCTTTCCACCAACCTGATCGCCGTCCTCTCGCAGGCCCTGCTGCCGCGGAGCACCAGCGGGCGGGTCGCCGCCTTCGAGTTCATGGTCATCACCCCGGCCATCGCCAACCTGATCCGCGAGAACAAGGTCTTCCGCATCGACTCGAGCATCCAGACCGGCAAGAAGTACGGCATGCAGCTTCTGGACGACCACCTCTGGCAGCTCTTCGAGAGCGGAATCGTCAAGGCCGAGGAAATGCTCGACAAGTCCAAGAACCCAGGCGAACTGAAGCGCAAGCTCGACGCCGCGCGGCCCGGCAGCGCCGTCAACTACGGCATGGTGCTCGGGGCCGACAACGCGGCGGAGGAAGAAAAGGAAGCAAGCTGA
- a CDS encoding substrate-binding domain-containing protein yields the protein MAGLDDAEPVAEGGSGPLYVQVREHLRRRIAEMSVGQKLPPERELSDQFEVDRVTVRRAMQDLEREGFVVRHRGRGTFVRKAPACGRGAMPAAELIGLVIPDVSMTHSAQMLRGVEEEATSRGYEVLVCNSVLDRSRERSILERLSGKGLAGILVCPLFEDSMDPAYAELIQRLQDQGTRIVMLDQYIAGLDAPVAMTDKVRMGYLPTEHLIMLGHRRICYLTTGRYDTVGPDTLVGYRRALSDYGLEYDQRLMVEIPIKNSAVPAHDAVVELLRKDSRAFTAMVSPTFSMAYGGLRALHELGRRVPEDVAVIGADMYNNPDYLYVTHTVQPFEQMGREGVKLLLRDRDDGELKQHVLLPPRLVIGATCGARRPREE from the coding sequence ATGGCTGGTCTGGACGACGCTGAACCTGTTGCGGAGGGTGGAAGCGGCCCGCTGTACGTCCAGGTGCGGGAGCATCTGCGCCGGCGGATCGCTGAGATGTCGGTCGGTCAGAAACTACCGCCGGAGCGGGAGTTATCGGACCAATTCGAGGTCGATCGGGTGACCGTTCGGCGGGCGATGCAGGATCTGGAGCGGGAGGGATTTGTGGTCCGCCATCGCGGGCGGGGGACGTTCGTGCGTAAGGCGCCAGCCTGTGGCCGGGGCGCCATGCCGGCGGCGGAACTGATCGGTCTGGTCATCCCCGACGTGAGCATGACCCACAGCGCTCAGATGCTCAGGGGGGTCGAGGAAGAGGCGACAAGTCGGGGCTATGAGGTGCTGGTCTGCAACAGCGTGCTGGACCGGTCGCGGGAGCGGAGCATCCTGGAACGTCTCAGCGGCAAGGGCTTGGCCGGGATCCTGGTCTGTCCGCTGTTCGAGGATTCGATGGACCCCGCCTATGCGGAGTTGATTCAGCGACTCCAGGACCAGGGCACGCGGATCGTGATGCTCGATCAGTACATCGCGGGCCTGGACGCGCCGGTGGCGATGACGGACAAGGTTCGTATGGGCTATCTGCCGACCGAGCACCTGATCATGCTGGGGCATCGGCGGATCTGTTACCTGACCACGGGCCGCTACGATACCGTGGGGCCCGACACCCTGGTCGGCTACCGGCGGGCCCTGTCGGACTACGGGTTGGAGTACGACCAGAGGCTGATGGTGGAGATTCCCATCAAGAACAGCGCGGTTCCCGCCCACGATGCGGTTGTCGAACTGCTTCGTAAGGATAGTCGGGCCTTTACCGCGATGGTTTCACCGACGTTTTCAATGGCCTACGGCGGTCTGCGGGCGTTGCACGAACTCGGTCGGCGCGTTCCCGAAGACGTGGCGGTGATCGGGGCGGACATGTACAACAACCCGGACTACCTCTACGTGACGCACACCGTTCAGCCGTTCGAGCAGATGGGGCGGGAGGGCGTCAAGCTCCTGCTGCGAGACCGTGACGACGGCGAGCTGAAACAGCACGTACTGCTTCCACCCCGTTTGGTGATCGGCGCCACGTGCGGGGCCAGGCGACCCCGTGAGGAATAA